One window of Magallana gigas chromosome 2, xbMagGiga1.1, whole genome shotgun sequence genomic DNA carries:
- the LOC105322590 gene encoding uncharacterized protein — MNYHKFGKTCFTTSVLVFTCTLIGNGFALLQEEQYLIANKTLWIQTKYSSGSIPLPDMYSDTSNNTFEHPLQSCISYVESVSYGEVVGVYLREMFDLCQTCIRNSLTNIEASPETWQIGCDNIPTTSDIVLFSYVFSIDGLVENLESGTWIGDMCRHDNVSHIKLKDLEGCDHSSNAANILFVQHVCSIKNSTNSKDFGLALPTRLNSSHLLFEKLLKAYNCAQECDAYQFFHVTFTEQDLKCKCERGNAEPSIQIDKETGQHIYEINADPDLQGDTLNTLGEDLCVVANLKMEIRPITFTVHTTYCNESFAIICQKVTDKKIKYIFSDNETNFMESWHYCKKESAHLFLPEDFQSGALENILTFTQFTAENISVWTGVIERKTWNPLSCKMNIFSSNCSILTSSATGTDMHHQGSQTTYSTESTDLHTTTEETIEDKNKKNWFDSSRDCCLKSKILYDKEIQNDEDTFDIIQSMNAQNFSEIFLNNKVYKGPWIVPAGTYTIYNLNDSLSEVTDIYDCAILCRKCWYFGMMNNSCFNISSLFYHAAESASKHTIDLYFSKSGNILETTAPSVGVNCVQVSINTDVFPVSYMLSVKDCKELLQPLCLRANDSFYFTSQTPLNFTDSNMFCKDKGATLASSFSNQHLYSSKTANGTYWTPITRKNQQRRKDCQDETDHGGYCRKMFSNGAIVTTYCTEKTYSICIKEKEETTTTDTITTTDTTNFTMNFTMNIIINTTTTSITTRNTTPPTTTSLDLTTGSSESHVIHVDYIVKVIQDQNCIEAGFQCQQNYGSVWSYDLTDMEDTNVSQILQNKGLKETWTNYRLYFSHWIMQTGYSGGLQHNFLNLAINPVAVYECANQCVDFPNFKSLKNKCHCLLDQKNVSEYSENTTAVMYSTIKDVHIEAKELENEGRQCVVASIDFETFPMSYTFKGTACNETHHVICQNVHDNVLRYIFLPNATYHEAADRCANLSAKIFNPRDYNPGLLSKVLKSRKTETIWTDIFREFIWRKINDFQEHLEKFERPFCRVLGCNGTLESRLCSERNSALCFINKEYENFTRIPTTSTLSQVGTAVHTTTEEILEDKNKKNWFDSSSDCCLKSNTLYDKEIQNDENDFNIIEEMNAQNFTEIYLNYRVFPGAWIVPAGTFSVNFQNVSLSKVTDIYDCAILCRKCWYFGMMNNRCVNISSLFYNGSDSLENHTIVLYSSKEGDVLEATAPSVGVDCVQLVINTDVFPVSYLLSMKDCEESLKALCLRANDSLYFTSHTLLNFTDSKTFCNDKGATLASSFSNLHLYNSRVANGMYWTPITRKNYLRRKDCRDRASDGGYCRKMFLNGTIITTDCTEKTYSICVKEKVTTTTSTTTTTTTAAPTTTTSLALTTASTESHVIHVDYIIKVIQDQNYSDAAVQCQQSHGSLWSNDLPEMEATNVTQMLKNKSLEETWTNSGLFVSNWIMHTGYIGGFHNNFFIPTTNPEKAYECSNRCADFPNFVSLNNKCHCLPDQKNLPDYSENATVAVYSTIKDVEIDAEDLEYADKQCVVASINFEIFPMSYTFIGRTCEEKHHVICQYFHDNSVEYIYLANATYREAVDGCSNLSATIFNPRDYSPALLSKALKSMKTETIWTGIFREYIWRKINDSQEHLKKFKRPFCRILGCNGTLESRSCSKKNSALCFINGNGEYITEMPIMSTISADKNSENVTQIPKNSTISEVGTDRRNVTTTQSNSNESQAENLPLYIGSSCGAIVVLVLVVVSFIKLGLKRW, encoded by the exons atgaattatcacaAATTTGGGAAAACATGTTTTACTACATCAG ttttagtttTTACTTGCACTCTAATTGGAAATGGTTTCGCTTTGTTACAAGAAGAACAGTATTTGATTGCTAACAAAACTTTGTggattcaaacaaaatatagtAGTGGTAGTATCCCTCTTCCGGATATGTATAGTGATACTAGCAATAATACCTTTGAGCATCCTCTCCAGAGCTGTATTTCGTACGTAGAATCTG TTTCCTATGGAGAAGTAGTTGGTGTTTACCTAAGGGAGATGTTTGATCTCTGTCAAACCTGCATTAGGAACTCTTTG ACCAACATCGAGGCTTCACCGGAAACGTGGCAGATAGGGTGTGATAATATCCCCACGACGTCTGACATTGTCTTGTTTAGTTACGTCTTCTCTATAG ATGGTTTAGTTGAAAATCTTGAAAGTGGAACATGGATTGGAGACATGTGTAGGCACGATAATGTATCCCATATTAAACTGAAAGATTTAGAAGGATGTGATCATTCATCGAATGCCGCCAATATTCTGTTTGTTCAGCATGTTTGCTCGATAAAGAATTCTACAAATAGTAAAG ATTTTGGGCTAGCTTTACCTACTAGATTAAACTCATCGCATTTACTCTTTGAAAAACTATTGAAAGCTTATAACTGTGCTCAGGAGTGTGACGCATATCAGTTTTTTCACGTAACATTTACAGAACAG GATTTGAAATGCAAATGTGAAAGAGGAAATGCAGAACCTTCTATACAGATTGACAAAGAGACAG GTCAACATATATACGAGATCAATGCTGACCCTGACCTTCAGGGAGACACTCTTAATACTTTGGGAGAAGACCTATGTGTTGTAGCCAACCTAAAGATGGAAATTAGACCAATCACCTTCACAGTTCACACTACGTACTGTAACGAATCTTTTGCAATAATTTGCCAGAAAGTTACAG ATAAAAAGatcaaatacatattttctGACAATGAAACAAATTTCATGGAGAGTTGGCACTACTGTAAAAAGGAATCTGCTCATTTGTTTTTACCTGAAGACTTTCAGTCAGGAgctttagaaaatattttaacctTCACGCAATTCACAGCAGAAAATATATCGGTGTGGACTGGAGTAATTGAAAGAAAGACCTGGAATCCATTGTCTtgcaaaatgaatattttttctagCAACTGTAGCATTCTCACATCGAGTGCAACAGGGACGGATATGCACCATCAAGGATCACAGACAACATATTCTACTGAGA GTACTGATTTGCATACAACAACAGAAGAAACCATTGAAGACAAGAATAAAAAGAACTGGTTTGATTCGTCAAGGGATTGCTGTCTAAAGTcaaaaatattgtatgataaGGAAATCCAAAATGACGAGGACACCTTCGACATAATTCAAAGCATGAATGCCCAAAATTTCTCtgaaatattcttgaataataAAGTGTATAAAGGACCCTGGATTGTACCTGCAG GCACGTACACAATTTATAACCTGAATGATTCTTTGTCCGAAGTTACTGATATTTATGATTGTGCAATACTATGTCGGAAGTGTTGGTATTTCGGAATGATG AACAACAGTTGTTTCAACATATCCAGTTTGTTTTATCATGCAGCTGAGAGCGCAAGTAAACATACGATTGATCTGTATTTTTCAA AGAGTGGAAATATATTAGAAACGACCGCTCCTTCCGTTGGTGTCAATTGTGTACAAGTCTCTATTAATACAGATGTTTTCCCTGTCTCATATATGCTTTCTGTGAAAGATTGCAAGGAATTGCTACAACCATTATGCCTAAGAG cAAATGATTCTTTCTACTTCACAAGTCAAACGCCGTTAAATTTCACAGACTCGAACATGTTTTGTAAAGATAAAGGTGCCACTTTAGCGTCCTCTTTTTCCAATCAGCATCTATACAGTAGTAAGACAGCAAATGGAACGTACTGGACACCAATAACCAGAAAAAATCAACAGAGAAGGAAAG ATTGTCAAGATGAGACAGATCATGGTGGATACTGCAGAAAGATGTTTTCAAATGGTGCAATTGTCACTACATATTGTACAGAAAAGACATATTCCATTTGTATAAAAG aaAAGGAGGAGACAACAACTACTGATACTATTACTACCACTGATACGACTAATTTTACTATGAATTTTACtatgaatattattataaatactaCTACCACTTCTATTACTACCCGTAATACGACTCCACCCACCACCACCAGCCTTGATTTAACAACAGGGTCCTCTGAAAGTCATGTGATACATGTAGACTATATAGTTAAGGTGATACAAGATCAAAATTGTATTGAGGCTGGTTTTCAGTGCCAACAAAACTATGGCAGTGTTTGGAGTTATGATTTAACTGATATGGAAGATACAAATGTGTCACAAATTTTGCAAAACAAAGGTTTGAAAGAAACTTGGACCAATTATAGATTATACTTTAGTCATTGGATAATGCAAAcag GATATAGCGGTGGACTTCAACACAATTTCCTTAACCTTGCAATAAATCCCGTGGCAGTTTATGAATGTGCCAATCAATGCGTGGACTTCCCTAACTTTAAATCGCTG aaaaataaaTGCCACTGTTTATTAGATCAGAAAAATGTATCTGAATACTCAGAAAATACAACAGCTGTGATGTATAGTACAA TAAAAGATGTCCATATAGAAGCCAAGGAGCTGGAAAACGAAGGAAGGCAATGTGTTGTAGCCAGCATTGATTTTGAGACATTTCCAATGAGTTATACATTCAAAGGAACAGCTTGTAATGAAACCCATCATGTGATCTGTCAAAACGTTCATG ATAATGTTCTTAGATACATATTCCTGCCTAATGCAACTTACCATGAAGCTGCAGACAGGTGTGCAAACCTATCTGCGAAGATTTTCAACCCAAGAGACTACAACCCAGGCCTTCTTTCAAAAGTGCTGAAATCAAGGAAAACCGAGACAATATGGACTGATATATTTAGAGAATTTATCTGGAGAAAAATAAATG ATTTCCAGGAGCATCTGGAGAAATTCGAACGACCATTTTGTAGAGTTTTAGGGTGCAATGGTACCCTAGAAAGTCGATTATGTAGTGAAAGGAATTCAGCGTTGTGCTTCATAA ataAAGAATATGAAAATTTCACACGAATTCCTACAACTTCAACATTATCTCAAGTGG GTACAGCTGTACATACAACAACGGAAGAAATCCTGGAAGACAAGAATAAAAAGAACTGGTTTGATTCGTCAAGTGATTGCTGTCTGAAGTCAAATACATTGTACGACAAGGAAATCCAAAATGACGAGAACGACTTCAATATAATTGAAGAAATGAATGCTCAAAATTTCACTGAAATTTACTTGAATTATAGAGTGTTCCCAGGAGCCTGGATTGTACCTGCAG GGACGTTTTCAGTTAATTTCCAGAATGTTTCTTTGTCGAAAGTTACGGATATCTATGACTGTGCGATATTGTGTCGGAAGTGTTGGTACTTCGGAATGATG aATAACAGATGTGTCAACATATCAAGTTTGTTTTATAATGGATCTGATAGCTTAGAAAACCATACAATTGTTCTGTACTCATCAA aggAAGGAGATGTACTAGAAGCGACTGCTCCTTCCGTTGGTGTAGATTGTGTACAACTTGTAATAAATACAGATGTCTTCCCTGTTTCCTATCTGCTTTCTATGAAAGATTGTGAGGAATCTTTAAAAGCATTATGCCTAAGAG caaATGATTCTCTATACTTTACCAGTCATACGCTGTTGAATTTCACAGATTCGAAAACGTTTTGTAACGATAAAGGTGCCACGTTAGCTTCCTCTTTTTCCAATCTACATCTATACAATAGTAGGGTGGCAAATGGAATGTACTGGACACCAATAACCAGAAAAAATTATCTGAGAAGGAAAG attgtcgAGATAGGGCTTCTGATGGTGGATACTGCAGAAAGATGTTTTTAAACGGTACAATTATTACGACAGATTGTACAGAAAAAACTTATTCCATTTGTGTAAAAG AAAAGGTCACTACAACCACttccactactactactaccactaccGCGGCTCCAACAACTACCACCAGTCTCGCTTTAACGACAGCCTCCACTGAAAGTCATGtgatacatgtagattataTAATCAAGGTGATACAAGATCAAAACTATAGTGATGCTGCTGTTCAGTGCCAACAGAGCCATGGCAGTCTTTGGAGCAATGACTTGCCTGAAATGGAAGCTACAAATGTAACACAAATGCTGAAAAACAAAAGTTTGGAAGAAACGTGGACAAATTCTGGATTATTTGTCAGTAATTGGATTATGCACACAG GGTATATTGGTGGATTTCATAACAATTTCTTCATTCCAACAACAAATCCTGAAAAAGCTTATGAATGTTCAAATCGATGCGCAGACTTTCCTAACTTTGTATCACTG aACAATAAATGCCACTGTCTACCAGATCAGAAAAATTTACCCGATTACTCAGAAAATGCAACAGTTGCAGTGTATAGCACAA TTAAAGATGTTGAAATAGATGCAGAGGATTTGGAATATGCAGATAAGCAATGTGTTGTAGCCAGCATTAATTTTGAGATATTCCCAATGAGTTACACATTCATAGGAAGAACATGTGAGGAAAAACATCATGTGATCTGTCAATACTTTCATG ATAATAGTGTTGAATACATCTATCTGGCAAATGCAACTTATCGTGAAGCTGTAGACGGATGTTCAAACCTTTCTGCGACCATTTTTAACCCAAGAGACTACAGCCCAGCCCTACTTTCAAAAGccttgaaatcaatgaaaacgGAAACAATCTGGACTGGAATATTTAGAGAATATATCTGGAGAAAAATAAACG ATTCTCAGGagcatttaaagaaatttaaacgACCATTTTGTAGAATTTTAGGGTGCAATGGTACTCTAGAAAGCCGATCATGTAGTAAAAAGAACTCTGCGTTATGTTTCATaa ATGGAAATGGTGAATATATCACAGAAATGCCAATTATGTCAACAATATCCGCAG ataaaaatagtgaaaatgtcacacaaattccaaaaaattcaaCTATATCTGAAGTGG GTACAGATAGAAGAAATGTCACCACAACCCAATCAAACTCAAATGAATCTCAGGCGG AGAATCTTCCGCTGTATATAGGATCGTCCTGTGGTGCTATTGTTGTTTTAGTATTAGTGGTAGTTTCATTTATCAAATTGGGCCTTAAACGATGGTGA